The Paenibacillus sp. BIC5C1 DNA segment TTCGGTACCGAGAACACAGGCAAAACACAAAAGTAAATCAATGCACAGACACCTTGGAGAATTTCTCCAGGGTGTTTTTAATATTTTACATAAATACCCTTCCAGCTCGGTCTCGAGACTGAGATGAATTCCATCTGCCGCCGCTGTTAACCAATCCTTGTCTGAGGTAAACTGGATACAGAATACAGACAAAGGAGAAATGAGCGATGAAACGATCTACGCGGGACCGCTGGTGGGTTGGCATTCCTCTTATTGCGATTGGCGCAATAATATTGTTCAGGCAATTGGGCTATGACATAGATATCGGATACATGTTCAGAACATATTGGCCGTTATTTTTGATTTGGTGGGGTGTAAAAGGTATAACCGAAATTCGGCGTAATGGAAGTCATGCATTGATTGGGCCGGCCATTGTACTGGCGATTGGTGGATATTTCTTGGCCCGTAATCTGGGATGGATTGATTACTCCATGGGAGAGTTTATACGCTACCTAATTCCAGTAATGCTCATTGGTGGGGGATTGTTCGTTCTGATCGGTCCTCGTCGTCGTGACAGGAAACATCATGACCAAGTACAACCGCCTCCGCCGCCGGAGCCACCATATAAACCATTGTCCCCTGAGGACCTGGAAATGCCGTCTTCGTTTGACGAGCAGTTCGAGAAAACATTTGGCAAACCAAAACAGGAACAAAAGAATGATGCACATGGCTCATTTTATACAGATAAGGAAGACGAACCTAATTCACACGGACATCAACACCATCATAAACATCAGCATCATCATCACAAGCATAAAGGTTACGGTTCAAATAAAAAAGCATACGGAACATTTGATGACGATGACCACTATGATGATGATCCGAATTATTATGGTGGCCATGGGAATACGATTAACAAATCGGCATTTATCGGTGATATGTATATGGGACAGGAAGTGTTCTCCCTGAAACCGATGAATATTTCAGCATTTATTGGCGATACGGTGATCGATTTGACGAAGGCGCAAATACCTTATGGTGAGACGAAGATTAACATTTCCTCTTTTATCGGGGATGTGAAGGTATTTGTTCCGGAAGATATGGATCTCGGTGTGACTGTGACGACGAACTCGTTTATTGGGGACATGTCCCTGTTAAATCAAAAACGGGGCGGATTCTTAAGCAGTGCTCAGGCTGAAACAGCGCATTATCGCGAAGCAGGAAAAAAAGTACGGATTGTCGTTAGTGTGTTTATTGGAGATGTCAAAGTGAACAAGGTGGGTTAACGCATGATTCGAACGATTCTCAAAGCAAATAAGTGGGAACTGATGATGTATTTTGCGCTGACCGGACTCATTACTTTGGGCGGTTTTTACTTGCTGTACGGGGAAGTGCTCATGGGAACAGGGCGTCAGCGTGCATGGACCTATGTTGCTGTTGTGCTCCTGGCTACCGTAATCACGGGCTACATTGCCGCCTTACGGCTTCAACGCAAGATTGATCTGCTGGATCTTAACATGCTGAAAGTGTCCAAGGGCAATCTCGCTGTGCGTATGCCTGAGGCAGATGATGCCTCCTTCGGACGGGTATATCAGGAATTCAATGTCATGATGGATTCGATTGAGAAAAAAATGAGATTGCTTCAGCGGCTTGGTGAGCAGGAAGTCATTGAAAAGGAACAGGCATCTGAACGCGCTGTAATTGAAGAACGCAAACGGATGGCAAGGGATTTGCATGATACGGTCAGCCAACAGCTTTTCGCCATGCATATGTCGGCTTCCTCCTTACCACGTCTGCTGGAGATGAATCCCGAGCATGGCAGCAAAGTGCTGGATCAACTTATTCAGATGTCACATATCGCACAGCGGCAGATGCGAGGTCTTATTGCTCAGCTTCGCCCAGTGGAGTTGGAGGGAAGGAATCTTGGAGAAGCGCTGGATAGCTGGTTCCCGGATTATTGCAGGCAGAATGGTTTAAAAGGAGTGAAAGAGCTGGAACTGGATGGCGGAATTTCCGATGCCATCGAGCACCAGCTGTTTCTTGTTATTCAGGAAGCGGTCGCTAATGTGGTCAAACATGCAGAAGCGGGACTGGTCAGTCTATCCATACGAGAGAGTGAACATCAGATCAGCATGAGCATTAGCGATGATGGTCAAGGTTTTTTGCAGCAAGCGGAACGGCCTGGTTCATACGGATTATCAACGATGCGTGAACGGGCAGAGAAACTTGGAGGTCAGGTTCAGATTATATCGAAGCCGGGAGCGGGGACGACGGTGCGGGTATTCATCCCGAAATTCCCGAAAGAACCAGAGGGGGAAACGGAATGAGCGGAAAAGTGAATGTAATGATTGTAGATGATCATGATATGGTGCGAATGGGGTTAAAAACGTATCTTATGTTGGAACCCACTTTTCATGTGATGGGGGAAGCCGGCAACGGACAGGATGCATTGAATCAGCTGCGCAAGCTGGGAGATAACGATCTGCCTGACCTCATCCTGATGGACCTGATGATGCCTGTGATGAATGGTGCGGAAGCGACACAAGCGATCATGACCGAATTTCCGGGCATGAAAATTGTAATGCTGACCAGTTTTCTGGAGGATGACCTTGTGGTACAAGCGATTGAAGCCGGAGCGGTCAGTTATGTACTGAAGACGGTATCTGCTGAAGAGTTAATCTATGCTCTGCAAGGAGCATACCGGGGTATGCCAGTAATGACAGGCGACGTATCGCAGGCATTGACCCGTGGCATCAGGCAGCGAACTGCAAGAGAGAACGAATCCGGCCTGACGGAACGGGAAAAAGAAGTGCTTTTGCTGATTGCAGAGGGCAAGACCAATAAGGACATCGGGGAAGAACTACATATTAGTATCAAAACCGTCAAAACTCATGTGAGCAATCTGCTGATGAAATGTGAAATGGACGATCGGACACAGCTGGCAATCTACGCTCATCGTCAGGGCTGGGTGAAGAATAAGGGTTAGAATGCAGATTTGGCGGGAAAAATGTTCTATAACAGCGTGCTTTTATCTCCTTTTTAATTGTTTTTAAGGTACGGTTAAGGTTTAAAGTACAAAATAAGGACAGTTAAAGAATATCTCTTGCGAAGAAGAGATTGGGAGGTAGAGAGGCATGGACGAACGTAATTACAGAGCGAACCGTCAAGACGAGGAAAATGAAACTAAACAAGCGGAGAATCGCAATTCATCCGGGACGGACGATTCCTCCTATTATTATTCTTATGGACCTTTTCAGTCCGTGAATCAGGAAGATACAGCAAGTCATAATGGGGAACATAATCAACGTGAAGAAGGAAATGTAGAGATTACAAGACCTGACCCCGTGAAGCCCGTACCTACTTACTACAGTAATTACAGTAACGAATCATCTGATCAAGCCAATACGTCCTCCAGAGGCGGCAATGGTTCAGGTGGCAACGGAGGAGATCAGGGGAACGGCGGCAAGAACAATGGCAATTGGAATTATAATAACCGTCGGCCACGTTCTTCTGTAAGATCGCTTCTGTTCTCTTTTATCGCCGGGATGCTGGTCATCACAGTGCTGATGTACACAGCGGACAGAACAAACATGTTTACACCACAGGAAGCGCTGACAAGTGCAGAAAATGAAAGCTCCAGTCAGTCATCCACTCCTACCAACTCAGGCAGCAGCAATAACGTGACAGCGTCATTACTGCCAACGGGTAAAGAGGATGTATCCTCTGTAGTAACGAGTACAAGTCCGGCTGTCGTAAAAATTGAAACACTAGCGAAGCAGTCTTCACGCAGCAGCAGCCAAGGTGGTTCTACGATGAGTGATCCATTGTACCAATACTTCTTTGGTAATGGAGGCAATGGCGGAACAGATAGCTACCAAGGCCAAAATAATCAGCAGCAACAGCAACAAAGCAGCAATCAGTTGGTTCCACTCGGTATTGGCTCCGGATTTATTTTTGACAAAGAAGGCTACATCCTGACGAACCAACACGTGGTTCAGGGTGCAGATGTGATTCAGGTAACGCTGGAGAATAACAGCAAACCGTATGAAGCGAAATTGCTGGGAAGCAGCTTCGACCTTGACCTTGCCGTATTGAAAATCGAGAAAAACAGCGGCGATGATGCTTTCCCTGTCGCTCCACTGGGCGATTCCAACAGCACACAAGTGGGTGAATGGCTTGTAGCTATTGGTAACCCGGAAGGATTTGAACACACAGTTACTGCAGGTGTATTGAGTGCGAAAGAACGTACGATCAGCATTCCGGACGAAGAAACAGGCAAAACCCGTGAGTACAGCCACTTGTTACAAACGGATGCTTCCATCAATCCTGGTAACTCCGGTGGCCCATTACTTAACCTGAATGGTGAAGTCATTGGCATGAACGTTGCGGTTAGCGCGGATGCACAGGGTATTGGATTTGCTATTCCTTCGAGTGTAATCTCGGATGCGGTTAAATATCTGAAAGAAAACAAAGAAGTTCCCAAAGAGCCTGTACCATTCATTGGTGCATCTCTGATGGCCCTCACGCCTGAAGTGGCTAAACAGATGGGCACGGATATCACTGAAGGTTCAGTTGTAGCCAGCACGATCTATCAATCCCCTGCTTACCAAGCAGACCTGCGTGCTTATGACATCATCACAGGTGCCAATGGTACAGCGTACAACACAAGTCAGGATTTGATTGATTTCATCAAGAAACAGGAAATCGGTAGTGAAGTGACACTAAATGTTGTTCGGGACGGCAAAAAAATGGATGTGAAAATCAAAATCGGCAACAAAAATGATTACGATACTACACAAACGACGGATCAACAACAGCAACAACAACCATAATGCCAAATCATAGGTTATAGAATAAGGTTTAGAAGAGCGGAAGGGTTCGAGGGCCCTTTCGCTTTTTTTGCACTATATACGGTTGTAATCCATCAAGGTGGACTTGAAAAGCAACAAGGTACATGGAGAGATGCAGATTGCTCTTCTGGCTGTTACAATGAGATTAAAACGCTAAGGGATAAAGGAGAAAGACCATGCGCTCAACTATTCTGATTGTTGATGATGATGAAAAAATTGTGTCCATGCTTCGGCGGGGACTTGCTTTTGAAGGATATGATGTACAGACAGCTTCGAATGGGGCTGAGGGCCTCAGTAAGCTGATGGATAAAGAGCCCGATATCGTGGTTCTTGATGTCATGATGCCGCAAATTGACGGGTTTGAAGTATGCCGCAGACTCAGAGAGGCGGGGAGCAAGGTTCCCGTGCTGATGCTCACTGCCAAAGATGAAGTACAGAGTCGGGTAATCGGGTTGGATACAGGTGCAGATGATTATCTCGTGAAGCCGTTTGCACTAGAAGAACTGTTGGCTCGTGTTCGTGCCTTATTGCGTCGTAAAGCAGATATAGCTGACACGCCTGATAACCGTCTTATGTATGAGGATATTATTCTGGATAATGATTCTCGTGAGGTGTTGCGTGACGGTCAGCGTCTGGAACTAACTGCCAAGGAGTTCGAATTGCTGAATCTGTTCATGCAAAATCCGAAACGTGTGCTGTCCCGTGATCTGATTATGGATAAAATCTGGGGTTATGATTACAGTGGTGAGTCCAATGTGCTCGAAGTGTATATTGCCATGCTCAGACAAAAAACCGAAGAATACGGCGGCAAACGTTTGATCCAGACCATCCGGGGAGCCGGCTATATTTTGAGAGGTGACTCCTGACATGTCCATTCGGTTAAGATTAACCGCGTGGTATTCAGGCATCTTGGCAGCCGTGCTCATTTTTTGGGGAGTTGTAATCTACGCTTTTGTTTATTTTAATACCTATCAAGAAGTGGAACAGCAGCTGAAAGATAAAAGTGAACGAATTACGAATCAGATAGGTGTCAATCCGCTTTCACAGTCACTGGATCTGGACCCTTTTACGGAAAGTCAGCTGCAGGAAGCTCAGATCTACATCCAGTTGTGGGACTACCAGAGCAGATCTGGTAAAATCTCAGGCAATATGGAGAAACTTCAGATTCAATTTCCCGTTGTGAAATCCAATGAGATTCAGAAAAAACGTGGAATATCTAAGATCTATGTGAATGGGACCCCTTTCTTGGTGAATCAGCAGCCCCTGTCTCTTCAGGGAACCAATGAAATAAGGGGGCTCCTTCAAGTCGGTGCCAATGTAAGTTCCCAAGAACGATTGCTGGAAGCTCTGCGAAATATTCTGGTCTTTGGCTGGCTTGTCGCTATGGCACTTGCAATTACTTCGGGTCTGATTCTGGCTCGCAAATCCATGCGTCCGCTCGTCAATGTGATTGATGCGGCCAATCAGATTCAGTCTGGGGATGACCTTAGTGTGCGTATTCAATACACGGGTCCCATGGATGAGATTGGACGTCTGATTGAAACCGTCAATAATATGCTTGAACGAACAGAGCTGTCATTCAGAGGGCTCGAGGAGACGAATAAAGCTCAGCGCAGATTTGTATCTGATGCCTCGCATGAGCTGCGTACACCGCTGACCACCATCCGTGGCAATGTGGACTTCCTTAAGAAGCTGTGGGATCAAGAGAGCACGGACCGACCGAATCTGGACGAAGAAACGGTTAAACAAATGTCGCTCGAAGCGATAGAGGACATGGCGGATGAAGGCAAACGTATGAGTAGACTGATCAGTGATATGCTGTCTTTGGCCAGAGCCGATACAGGACAGAAAATCGAACTGAATCCGATCCCGTTGCAGATTCTGGTACAGGAAGTGGCTCGCAGATCGCAATTCCTTGATCATCAGGCAGACTGGCGTCCAGGAGATCTATCGATTCTGAATGGCATATATGTGAACGGCAGCAAGGACTATTTGCAGCAGATGTTGTTTATTTTTATCGAGAATGCTTTCAAGTACACGCCAGATGGCTCGGTTACGCTTGATGCAATACTTTATAAAGGTCAGGTAGGACTACGCATCAGTGATACGGGAATTGGAATGGATCGGGATGAAGTTCCGTTTATCTTTGACCGGTTCTATCGGGCGGATGAGTCGCGCGGTGCCACACCAGGTATAGGTCTGGGACTGTCGATTGCCAAGTGGATCATTGAGGAACACCAGGGATCTGTCGAGGTTGTAACCAGACGTGGAGAAGGAACGACCTTTATCATTTGGTTGCCGGTTGTCTTTGCTCCGCCTATCGAATAAGGTTATAATAGACAGGACTGCAATTACATCGGCTATCTTTGCCGAGAAAGAAAGCGGGTGGCAACCAAGTGGAAGTACTGCGAATTTCGCCGCGGGGATATTGTTATGGAGTTGTGGATGCGATGGTGCTCGCGCGCCAGGCGGCACGCAATCTGGACCTACCACGGCCTATTTATATATTGGGTATGATTGTGCATAACCAACATGTGACGGACTCTTTTGAAGATGAGGGAATTATTACACTGGACGGACCGAACCGGATTGATATTTTGAGCCAAGTAGAGAGTGGAACAGTGATCTTTACGGCTCATGGTGTATCTCCGGAAGTGCGCAAGATGGCACGTGATAAAGGTTTGACTACAGTGGATGCAACTTGTCCGGATGTAACCAAAACCCATGACCTTATTCGGGAGAAGACGGCAGAAGGATACGACATTATCTATATCGGGAAAAAGAATCATCCAGAGCCGGAAGGTGCGGTTGGTGTTGCACCCGATCATGTTCATCTGATCGAGAAGGAAGAGGAGATTGACGGTCTGAACGTACCTCCTGGCAAAATCCTTATTACAAACCAGACGACGATGAGTCAATGGGACATTAAACACATTATGAGCCGTCTTCTGGAGAAGTATCCAGGCGCAGAGATTCATAATGAGATATGCTTGGCTACTCAAGTTCGTCAGGAAGCTGTTGCGGAACAGGCAGGGCAAGCAGATCTGGTCATTGTTGTAGGTGATCCTCGCAGCAATAACTCCAACCGACTTGCACAAGTATCAGAGGAAATTGCGGGTGTAACGGCATATCGTGTATCAGATGTGGCTGAGATTCAGCAGGAATGGCTGAAAGGTGTGAATAAGGTGGCGGTGACTTCAGGTGCTTCTACGCCAACACCGATCACGAAGGAAGTCATCTTGTATCTGGAGCAATATGAACATGACAAGCCGGAAACATGGGAGATCAAGCGTACGGTTAATATGAGCAAGCTGTTACCTCCTGTAAGGGAAAAGACTCGTACGACGTAAACAAAACATGAATATAAGAATCTTGCAGTAAAGAGCCGGAATCCGGTGACTGACTGCAGGATTCTTTTTTTTGAAGGAAATAAAGAGCCGGCTTGACTGAAAAGGGTGAATATGTTATATTTACTTTAGTGGATAAAAGCTTAAAAGCGAACAAGCGTTTAAGTGGAGAAGAGTTTTGAAGGTTAAATAGACGCGCTTAAGGCGCTCTCATACAAGGAAGGATGGGAAATATAATGATCGTTATCGCAGGTAAAGCTACTCCAGAGGAACATATTCAGGATATCGTCGCTACAATTGAAAAGGAAGGGCTTCAGGTTCACATCTCGCGTGGAGAAGACCGCACCATTATTGGTTTGATTGGTAAAGTGGAACCGAAAATGGCTGAACATCTCCGTCAAATGAAAGGTGTAGAGAATGTCGTCAAGATTTCGAAGTCCTACAAATTGGCAAGCCGTGACTTCCATCCTCAAGATACCGTGATCTCCATCAAAGGTGTAGATATTGGCGGGAAAGAACTCGTCGTTATGGGTGGACCGTGTGCGGTTGAATCAGCTGCACAGATTGATGAGATTGCCGGACTGGTTAAGGCTGCCGGTGGACAGGTGCTTCGCGGTGGTGCATTTAAGCCACGTACAGGTCCGTACAGCTTCCAGGGAACGGGTGTTGAAGGTCTGATCATGATGGCTGAAGCAGGCAAGAAACATGACCTGTTGACCATTACAGAAGTTATGACGCCTGAATATGTGGACATCTGTGCCGAGTACGCTGACATTCTGCAAGTAGGTACACGGAACATGCAGAACTTCGATTTGCTGCGCAAATTGGGTGAGTGTGGCAAACCGGTATTGCTGAAACGCGGCTTCAGTGCAACTTATGATGAACTGTTGAATGCGGCTGAATACATTCTTGCGGGTGGAAACCCGAATGTAATGCTGTGTGAACGTGGTATTCGTACATTCGAATCCT contains these protein-coding regions:
- a CDS encoding sensor histidine kinase, translating into MSIRLRLTAWYSGILAAVLIFWGVVIYAFVYFNTYQEVEQQLKDKSERITNQIGVNPLSQSLDLDPFTESQLQEAQIYIQLWDYQSRSGKISGNMEKLQIQFPVVKSNEIQKKRGISKIYVNGTPFLVNQQPLSLQGTNEIRGLLQVGANVSSQERLLEALRNILVFGWLVAMALAITSGLILARKSMRPLVNVIDAANQIQSGDDLSVRIQYTGPMDEIGRLIETVNNMLERTELSFRGLEETNKAQRRFVSDASHELRTPLTTIRGNVDFLKKLWDQESTDRPNLDEETVKQMSLEAIEDMADEGKRMSRLISDMLSLARADTGQKIELNPIPLQILVQEVARRSQFLDHQADWRPGDLSILNGIYVNGSKDYLQQMLFIFIENAFKYTPDGSVTLDAILYKGQVGLRISDTGIGMDRDEVPFIFDRFYRADESRGATPGIGLGLSIAKWIIEEHQGSVEVVTRRGEGTTFIIWLPVVFAPPIE
- a CDS encoding HAMP domain-containing sensor histidine kinase; its protein translation is MIRTILKANKWELMMYFALTGLITLGGFYLLYGEVLMGTGRQRAWTYVAVVLLATVITGYIAALRLQRKIDLLDLNMLKVSKGNLAVRMPEADDASFGRVYQEFNVMMDSIEKKMRLLQRLGEQEVIEKEQASERAVIEERKRMARDLHDTVSQQLFAMHMSASSLPRLLEMNPEHGSKVLDQLIQMSHIAQRQMRGLIAQLRPVELEGRNLGEALDSWFPDYCRQNGLKGVKELELDGGISDAIEHQLFLVIQEAVANVVKHAEAGLVSLSIRESEHQISMSISDDGQGFLQQAERPGSYGLSTMRERAEKLGGQVQIISKPGAGTTVRVFIPKFPKEPEGETE
- the aroF gene encoding 3-deoxy-7-phosphoheptulonate synthase; translated protein: MIVIAGKATPEEHIQDIVATIEKEGLQVHISRGEDRTIIGLIGKVEPKMAEHLRQMKGVENVVKISKSYKLASRDFHPQDTVISIKGVDIGGKELVVMGGPCAVESAAQIDEIAGLVKAAGGQVLRGGAFKPRTGPYSFQGTGVEGLIMMAEAGKKHDLLTITEVMTPEYVDICAEYADILQVGTRNMQNFDLLRKLGECGKPVLLKRGFSATYDELLNAAEYILAGGNPNVMLCERGIRTFESYTRNTLDLSAIPVLQSLSHLPVISDPSHGTGRRELVEPMTKASVAAGANGLIIEMHTDPDNSMTGDGVQSLFPDQFANLLQDLEKLAPIVGKTFNTAKQPAEFFPARVGV
- a CDS encoding response regulator transcription factor, with product MSGKVNVMIVDDHDMVRMGLKTYLMLEPTFHVMGEAGNGQDALNQLRKLGDNDLPDLILMDLMMPVMNGAEATQAIMTEFPGMKIVMLTSFLEDDLVVQAIEAGAVSYVLKTVSAEELIYALQGAYRGMPVMTGDVSQALTRGIRQRTARENESGLTEREKEVLLLIAEGKTNKDIGEELHISIKTVKTHVSNLLMKCEMDDRTQLAIYAHRQGWVKNKG
- the liaF gene encoding cell wall-active antibiotics response protein LiaF, which encodes MKRSTRDRWWVGIPLIAIGAIILFRQLGYDIDIGYMFRTYWPLFLIWWGVKGITEIRRNGSHALIGPAIVLAIGGYFLARNLGWIDYSMGEFIRYLIPVMLIGGGLFVLIGPRRRDRKHHDQVQPPPPPEPPYKPLSPEDLEMPSSFDEQFEKTFGKPKQEQKNDAHGSFYTDKEDEPNSHGHQHHHKHQHHHHKHKGYGSNKKAYGTFDDDDHYDDDPNYYGGHGNTINKSAFIGDMYMGQEVFSLKPMNISAFIGDTVIDLTKAQIPYGETKINISSFIGDVKVFVPEDMDLGVTVTTNSFIGDMSLLNQKRGGFLSSAQAETAHYREAGKKVRIVVSVFIGDVKVNKVG
- a CDS encoding response regulator transcription factor, whose protein sequence is MRSTILIVDDDEKIVSMLRRGLAFEGYDVQTASNGAEGLSKLMDKEPDIVVLDVMMPQIDGFEVCRRLREAGSKVPVLMLTAKDEVQSRVIGLDTGADDYLVKPFALEELLARVRALLRRKADIADTPDNRLMYEDIILDNDSREVLRDGQRLELTAKEFELLNLFMQNPKRVLSRDLIMDKIWGYDYSGESNVLEVYIAMLRQKTEEYGGKRLIQTIRGAGYILRGDS
- a CDS encoding 4-hydroxy-3-methylbut-2-enyl diphosphate reductase, translating into MEVLRISPRGYCYGVVDAMVLARQAARNLDLPRPIYILGMIVHNQHVTDSFEDEGIITLDGPNRIDILSQVESGTVIFTAHGVSPEVRKMARDKGLTTVDATCPDVTKTHDLIREKTAEGYDIIYIGKKNHPEPEGAVGVAPDHVHLIEKEEEIDGLNVPPGKILITNQTTMSQWDIKHIMSRLLEKYPGAEIHNEICLATQVRQEAVAEQAGQADLVIVVGDPRSNNSNRLAQVSEEIAGVTAYRVSDVAEIQQEWLKGVNKVAVTSGASTPTPITKEVILYLEQYEHDKPETWEIKRTVNMSKLLPPVREKTRTT
- a CDS encoding S1C family serine protease, giving the protein MDERNYRANRQDEENETKQAENRNSSGTDDSSYYYSYGPFQSVNQEDTASHNGEHNQREEGNVEITRPDPVKPVPTYYSNYSNESSDQANTSSRGGNGSGGNGGDQGNGGKNNGNWNYNNRRPRSSVRSLLFSFIAGMLVITVLMYTADRTNMFTPQEALTSAENESSSQSSTPTNSGSSNNVTASLLPTGKEDVSSVVTSTSPAVVKIETLAKQSSRSSSQGGSTMSDPLYQYFFGNGGNGGTDSYQGQNNQQQQQQSSNQLVPLGIGSGFIFDKEGYILTNQHVVQGADVIQVTLENNSKPYEAKLLGSSFDLDLAVLKIEKNSGDDAFPVAPLGDSNSTQVGEWLVAIGNPEGFEHTVTAGVLSAKERTISIPDEETGKTREYSHLLQTDASINPGNSGGPLLNLNGEVIGMNVAVSADAQGIGFAIPSSVISDAVKYLKENKEVPKEPVPFIGASLMALTPEVAKQMGTDITEGSVVASTIYQSPAYQADLRAYDIITGANGTAYNTSQDLIDFIKKQEIGSEVTLNVVRDGKKMDVKIKIGNKNDYDTTQTTDQQQQQQP